The DNA region GTAGCGCCGCCTTCGGTGAGAATCATGAGACATCGAATGCAGGATCTTATCGATGAATCTTCTTAACATCATAATCACTCTCCTTATTTGTAATCATTATTGATATTTTATTCGGATATTAACATAAAGGAGACGGCACTTTCAAATCCGGGTGCATCGTCCGTGCTTTATTGGAATTTGGTATGACGGCTCAGCGACTCCAGCTCTTTCATGAATTCCGCGGAACCCGAATAGGGCTCCCGCAGTTCCAGCAAACGTTCGATGACCGTTTTCAGCTCGCCGGAGAGCGCCAGCTCGTCTTGCCAGCTTCGCTCCTCCGATGGACCGCTGTTTTTTTTCGGCTCGTACGCAGAGTAGAGGAGAAATAGCATAAAATGGCCGATGTCCAGCAAATCGGAGGAAACCTCCGCCGCTTTAAACTGCCTTGAAGCCGTACCACGCCGGCAGAACCCGTTCCGCACGGGAAAATGGTCCGGCGCCGGTTCGCCTATTTTTCTCGCCAAGCCAAAGTCAATGAGATAGATTTCACCATCTTTCACCAGAACGTTGGGAATGCGCAAATCCAAATGGACGTATCCTTTTTCGTGGGTGTACATAATGAGCTCCAAAAGCTGCCACGTAATCCGTACGCATTCCCGCTCTCCGTACTTAT from Paenibacillus macerans includes:
- a CDS encoding serine/threonine protein kinase encodes the protein MRFVSFLSSFYAAWRDYPVAAGTVLDNRYVVQEIVGQGSYGLIYKCVDRASGSLVAVKQARPSKGPYAKRLLEREAMILKALPHPRFPAFIEWFTGKGNAYLAMSFLQGDTFEDLIFGLDYKYGERECVRITWQLLELIMYTHEKGYVHLDLRIPNVLVKDGEIYLIDFGLARKIGEPAPDHFPVRNGFCRRGTASRQFKAAEVSSDLLDIGHFMLFLLYSAYEPKKNSGPSEERSWQDELALSGELKTVIERLLELREPYSGSAEFMKELESLSRHTKFQ